GTAACATTCTTCAAATAAAATAAATCCACTAAATCCGACAACTACATTTTGATATTCTTTTTCCATACGACTTAATAAACAACAACAATAATAATTAACTACGTGTAAAATACATAAATTTTCAATATGTATTAAAACAATGATGGAAATTGTTTCCGTACTGTTTCGAACCATTTAAAGGCACGGTTTACACTGGTTTTATAACGTTTGTACCTCTTTCTTGCCCAACGAATAATACGCTTACGCAGTAACTGAAAAATCGAATGCATTTCATGTTTCCTGAACTTACCGTAGTAGTTAATCCAACCCCGAATGTAAGGGTTTAAAAACTGGGCTACTCCTACAATGCTTTTGTAAGTCAGTCCTACGATATCCAATTCTTCCATCTTATCTGCAATACGCTTCTTTGCATTAATGCTAATAGCACAATCGTAGCCCAAGAACAATTTTCCTGTTCTTCGTGAGGTCGTACATGGCTGGAACGAATATTTCAAAAAATCGAATTTTACTATCGAATGGTCACCTTGACGGCGATAATAACGGCAGTAAACCAATTTTGTCTTTTCCGGAAGTATTGCATCGGCGGCATAGCGTACAGAATTCACCGCTTTGTGCTTTAATTCACGCCACTTCTCTCTTCTTGCCTTG
This genomic interval from uncultured Marinifilum sp. contains the following:
- a CDS encoding group II intron maturase-specific domain-containing protein, yielding MNSVRYAADAILPEKTKLVYCRYYRRQGDHSIVKFDFLKYSFQPCTTSRRTGKLFLGYDCAISINAKKRIADKMEELDIVGLTYKSIVGVAQFLNPYIRGWINYYGKFRKHEMHSIFQLLRKRIIRWARKRYKRYKTSVNRAFKWFETVRKQFPSLF